A stretch of the Actinoalloteichus fjordicus genome encodes the following:
- a CDS encoding extracellular solute-binding protein, translated as MTGPAVSRRGLLTGALGIGALGALSGCSARTFFGGAEATLRYWNLYAGGDGAIMQEMLDGYREAYPDVPLEDVTLEWGEPYYTKLAMAGAGQRAPDVSALHLARLGGYAPAGLLDPFDEELLAEVGIREEDFPPELWRRSQHDGRIFAIPFDTHPFVLYYNLDVCREIGLLDANDELRSPAGPEAVVEAFTAAREVTGSHGLAVETLGPNCITPWRLWYTLYRQLDGELLTPDNLSSAIDDDKALQALDFMRQITESGGAAREMDINGSVAIFGNGQAGFHMNGEWELTTFRTTGVPFSMARFPKVFDTDVAQADSHVFVLPHQSDRSDREHQRQTYEFIAYMLRESAAWGASGHIPAYQPVATSQEFLSMRPQALYSSVAQDVQLDPPVWFGGSASLLWIQFGSAFSAVLTGRSTPREGLDEAKSALQGLLDTPDPTR; from the coding sequence ATGACCGGGCCCGCCGTGAGCAGGCGCGGCCTGCTCACGGGCGCTCTCGGGATCGGCGCCCTCGGAGCGCTGTCGGGCTGTAGTGCCCGCACCTTCTTCGGCGGCGCCGAGGCCACCCTGCGCTACTGGAACCTCTACGCGGGCGGCGACGGCGCGATCATGCAGGAGATGCTGGACGGCTACCGCGAGGCCTACCCGGACGTTCCGTTGGAGGACGTGACGCTGGAGTGGGGCGAGCCGTACTACACGAAGCTCGCGATGGCGGGCGCGGGACAGCGCGCACCCGACGTCAGCGCCCTGCATCTGGCCCGGCTCGGCGGCTACGCGCCCGCAGGCCTGCTCGACCCCTTCGACGAGGAGTTGCTGGCGGAGGTCGGCATCCGCGAGGAGGACTTCCCGCCCGAGCTGTGGCGTCGCTCCCAGCACGACGGCCGCATCTTCGCGATCCCCTTCGACACCCACCCGTTCGTCCTCTACTACAACCTCGACGTCTGTCGGGAGATCGGCCTGCTCGACGCGAACGACGAGCTGCGCTCCCCAGCGGGCCCGGAGGCCGTCGTCGAGGCGTTCACCGCCGCGCGGGAGGTCACCGGCAGCCACGGTCTCGCCGTCGAGACCCTCGGCCCGAACTGCATCACCCCGTGGCGACTCTGGTACACGCTGTACCGCCAGCTCGACGGCGAACTCCTCACCCCCGACAACCTGTCCTCGGCGATCGACGACGACAAGGCGTTGCAGGCGTTGGACTTCATGCGCCAGATCACCGAGAGCGGCGGCGCCGCGCGCGAGATGGACATCAACGGCTCGGTGGCCATCTTCGGCAACGGTCAGGCCGGCTTCCACATGAACGGCGAGTGGGAGCTGACGACCTTCCGGACCACCGGCGTGCCGTTCAGCATGGCCCGCTTCCCGAAGGTCTTCGACACCGACGTCGCCCAGGCCGACTCGCACGTCTTCGTGCTGCCCCACCAGAGCGACCGCTCCGATCGCGAGCACCAGCGCCAGACCTACGAGTTCATCGCCTACATGCTCCGCGAGAGTGCGGCCTGGGGCGCGAGCGGGCACATCCCCGCCTATCAGCCCGTCGCCACCAGCCAGGAGTTCCTGTCGATGCGCCCGCAGGCGCTCTACAGCTCGGTCGCCCAGGACGTCCAGCTCGACCCGCCGGTCTGGTTCGGCGGCTCGGCATCACTGCTGTGGATCCAGTTCGGCTCCGCGTTCTCCGCCGTCCTCACCGGCCGCTCCACCCCCCGTGAGGGGCTCGACGAGGCGAAAAGCGCACTGCAAGGACTGCTCGACACCCCTGACCCGACTCGCTGA
- a CDS encoding cystathionine gamma-synthase: MSQPSVARHGFATNAIHAGQEPDPTTGSVIVPIHATSTYAQDGVGGLRGGYEYSRTGNPTRTALEECLAALEGGRHARAFASGMAATDTVLRTLCKPGDHLIIPDDAYGGTFRLIDKVFSKWGITHTPVAVSDLDAMRAAIRPETKAIWVETPTNPLLNIADIAGLAQLAREHGTRFVVDNTFATPYLQAPLDLGADIVVHSTTKYMGGHSDVIGGAVVTSDEELDAEFGFLQNGAGAVPGPFDAWLTLRGLKTLAVRMDRHCDNAERIVSLLLSHPAVTWVGYPGLAEHPGHEVAVKQMRRPGGMVSFRLAGGVEAALAVCSKTRLFTLAESLGGVESLIEHPGKMTHASTAGSQLEVPADLVRLSVGIEDADDLIADLTEALG, encoded by the coding sequence ATGAGTCAGCCCAGCGTTGCGCGCCACGGGTTCGCCACCAACGCCATCCACGCGGGTCAGGAGCCTGACCCGACCACCGGTTCGGTCATCGTGCCGATCCATGCGACCTCCACCTACGCCCAGGACGGCGTCGGAGGCCTGCGTGGCGGCTATGAGTACTCGCGAACAGGAAACCCGACCCGCACGGCGTTGGAGGAGTGTCTCGCGGCCCTGGAGGGCGGCAGGCATGCGCGGGCCTTCGCCTCGGGCATGGCCGCCACCGACACGGTGCTGCGGACGCTGTGCAAGCCGGGCGACCACCTGATCATCCCGGATGACGCCTACGGCGGCACCTTCCGGCTGATCGACAAGGTCTTCAGCAAGTGGGGCATCACCCACACCCCGGTCGCGGTCTCCGACCTGGACGCGATGCGGGCCGCGATCCGCCCGGAGACCAAGGCCATCTGGGTCGAGACGCCCACCAATCCGCTGCTCAACATCGCCGACATCGCCGGGCTCGCCCAGCTCGCGCGGGAGCACGGCACGCGCTTCGTGGTCGACAACACCTTCGCCACGCCGTACCTCCAGGCCCCGCTCGACCTCGGTGCCGACATCGTCGTGCACTCCACCACCAAGTACATGGGCGGCCACTCCGACGTGATCGGCGGCGCCGTCGTCACCTCGGACGAGGAGCTGGACGCCGAGTTCGGGTTCCTGCAGAACGGCGCGGGCGCGGTGCCCGGTCCCTTCGACGCCTGGCTGACGCTGCGCGGGCTCAAGACCCTGGCCGTGCGGATGGACCGGCACTGCGACAACGCGGAGCGGATCGTCAGCCTGCTCCTCAGCCATCCGGCGGTGACCTGGGTCGGCTACCCGGGGCTGGCCGAGCACCCCGGCCACGAGGTTGCGGTGAAGCAGATGCGGCGTCCTGGCGGCATGGTGTCCTTCCGGCTGGCAGGCGGCGTCGAGGCGGCGCTGGCGGTCTGCTCGAAGACCCGGCTGTTCACCCTCGCCGAGTCGCTGGGCGGTGTGGAGTCGCTGATCGAGCACCCCGGCAAGATGACGCACGCCAGCACGGCGGGCTCCCAGCTCGAGGTGCCTGCGGATCTGGTCCGGCTGTCCGTCGGCATCGAGGACGCCGACGACCTGATCGCCGACCTGACTGAGGCACTGGGCTGA
- a CDS encoding cystathionine beta-synthase: MEYAEHVTDLVGNTPLVRLGALSDGMAPLVLAKVEYFNPGGSVKDRIALRMVEAAERSGELAPGGTIVEPTSGNTGVGLAMFAQQRGYRCVFVCPDKVSEDKRNVLKAYGAEVVVCPTAVPPEHPDSYYNVSDRLVTEIPGAWKPNQYANEENPASHYATTGPELWKQTDGKITHFVAGIGTGGTISGTGRYLKEVSGGRVKIIGADPVGSVYSGGTGRPYLVEGVGEDFWPTTYDREVCDEIIAISDGDSFDVTRRLAREEALLVGGSCGMAAAAALQVARREGPDAVIVVLLPDGGRGYLSKVFDDSWMASYGFLSPDHAGATVGDVLRRKDGTMPDLVHAHPNETVAEAVAVLREFGVSQMPVVNAEPPVMAAEVSGAVNERELLEALFTGHAQLADRVEQHMSKPLPTIGAGEPVGTAMSALSDADGALVLVDGKPAGVVTRQDVLGFIAGRP; the protein is encoded by the coding sequence ATGGAGTACGCCGAGCACGTGACGGACCTGGTGGGGAACACGCCGCTGGTCCGATTGGGGGCTCTGTCCGACGGCATGGCGCCGCTGGTCCTCGCCAAGGTCGAGTACTTCAATCCGGGCGGGAGCGTGAAGGACCGCATCGCCCTGCGGATGGTCGAGGCGGCCGAACGGTCCGGTGAACTGGCTCCCGGCGGCACCATCGTCGAGCCGACCTCGGGCAACACCGGCGTGGGGCTGGCGATGTTCGCCCAGCAGCGCGGCTACCGGTGCGTGTTCGTCTGCCCGGACAAGGTCAGCGAGGACAAGCGCAACGTGCTCAAGGCCTACGGCGCCGAGGTCGTGGTCTGCCCCACCGCCGTCCCGCCGGAGCACCCCGACTCGTACTACAACGTCTCCGACCGACTGGTCACCGAGATCCCCGGCGCCTGGAAGCCCAACCAGTACGCCAACGAGGAGAACCCGGCCTCGCACTACGCGACCACCGGCCCGGAGCTGTGGAAGCAGACCGACGGCAAGATCACGCACTTCGTGGCGGGCATCGGCACCGGCGGCACCATCTCGGGCACCGGCCGCTACCTCAAGGAGGTCTCCGGCGGTCGCGTCAAGATCATCGGCGCCGACCCGGTCGGCTCCGTCTACTCGGGCGGCACCGGCAGGCCGTACCTCGTCGAGGGTGTCGGCGAGGACTTCTGGCCCACCACCTACGACCGGGAGGTCTGCGACGAGATCATCGCGATCTCCGACGGCGACTCGTTCGACGTCACCCGCAGGCTGGCCCGTGAGGAGGCCCTGCTGGTGGGCGGCTCCTGCGGCATGGCCGCCGCCGCCGCATTGCAGGTCGCGCGCCGGGAGGGCCCGGATGCGGTGATCGTCGTGCTGCTGCCCGACGGTGGTCGCGGCTACCTGTCGAAGGTCTTCGACGACTCGTGGATGGCCTCCTACGGCTTCCTCTCGCCCGACCACGCCGGGGCGACGGTCGGCGACGTGCTGCGTCGCAAGGACGGCACGATGCCGGACCTCGTGCACGCCCACCCCAACGAGACGGTGGCCGAGGCGGTCGCCGTGCTGCGTGAGTTCGGCGTCTCGCAGATGCCGGTGGTCAACGCCGAACCACCGGTGATGGCGGCCGAGGTCTCCGGCGCGGTCAACGAACGGGAGCTGCTGGAGGCCCTGTTCACCGGGCACGCCCAGCTCGCCGACCGTGTCGAGCAGCACATGTCCAAGCCGCTGCCCACCATCGGCGCGGGGGAGCCCGTCGGCACGGCGATGTCCGCACTGTCCGATGCGGACGGTGCGCTCGTGCTGGTCGACGGCAAGCCCGCCGGAGTGGTGACGCGACAGGACGTTCTCGGCTTCATCGCAGGTCGCCCGTGA
- a CDS encoding carbohydrate ABC transporter permease yields the protein MAVRSVARPSRRDSSGSPAHGTPRRRRDWTGLLFVLPFLAFFVAFLVWPLLAGLGTATTSAGLSNPGEFVGLDNFVDALRDPDVWTSLGNTLWFTLLSTPLLVLVGLVLALLVHQLTPGRWFWRLSFFAPFLLPSSVVALIFVWIFQPDFGMADGMLAAIGLNPNIGWLSDPSMAMFSIVLTTTWWTVGFNFLLYLAALQSIPQEFYEAAAIDGADGWRRLWSITLPLLGRTTGLVVVLQLLASLKVFDQIYLMTSGGPGDATIPVIQYVYEIGFTNFRIGYASAISYLFFALVLVIALVQLRLFGNRKESGR from the coding sequence ATGGCAGTGCGCAGCGTCGCGCGCCCGAGCCGTCGTGACTCGTCCGGGTCCCCAGCACACGGGACGCCTCGACGCCGTCGGGACTGGACGGGACTGCTGTTCGTGCTCCCCTTCCTCGCGTTCTTCGTCGCCTTCCTGGTCTGGCCGCTGCTCGCGGGCCTCGGGACGGCGACCACGAGCGCGGGCCTGTCCAACCCTGGCGAGTTCGTCGGACTCGACAACTTCGTCGACGCGCTGCGTGATCCGGACGTGTGGACCTCGCTGGGCAACACGCTCTGGTTCACCCTGCTCAGTACGCCGCTGCTGGTGCTGGTCGGCCTCGTCCTCGCCCTGCTCGTCCATCAGCTGACGCCGGGCCGCTGGTTCTGGCGACTGTCGTTCTTCGCGCCGTTCCTGCTGCCCTCCAGCGTCGTCGCGCTGATCTTCGTGTGGATCTTCCAGCCCGATTTCGGCATGGCCGACGGGATGCTGGCCGCGATCGGACTGAATCCGAACATCGGCTGGCTCAGCGATCCGTCCATGGCGATGTTCTCCATCGTCCTCACCACGACGTGGTGGACGGTCGGCTTCAACTTCCTGCTCTATCTGGCGGCGCTCCAGTCGATCCCGCAGGAGTTCTATGAGGCCGCCGCCATCGACGGCGCCGACGGGTGGCGCCGGTTATGGAGCATCACGTTGCCGCTGCTGGGGCGGACCACCGGCCTGGTGGTGGTGCTGCAACTGCTGGCCTCGTTGAAGGTGTTCGACCAGATCTACCTGATGACCAGCGGCGGGCCGGGCGACGCGACGATCCCCGTCATCCAGTACGTCTACGAGATCGGCTTCACCAACTTCCGCATCGGCTACGCCTCGGCGATCTCATACCTCTTCTTCGCGCTGGTGCTGGTGATCGCACTCGTGCAGCTCCGACTGTTCGGCAACCGCAAGGAGTCCGGCCGATGA
- a CDS encoding Bax inhibitor-1/YccA family protein, whose amino-acid sequence MRTTSNPAFRNLPKGGGYANFDNYPGAQTQGYGGQQGPPAAADRPMTIDDVVTKTGMTLGVLAVTAVLTALTQAYWLAIPGLIAGLVLGLVNAFKRKPSPVLILLYAVAEGMLLGAISGMVASFSDSGGAIVGQAVVGTLGVFFGMLVIYKTGAIRVTPKLTRWVLGALIGVGVLMLANLVAGFFVPGGMGLRDGGTLAIIFSLVCIGIAAFVFLLDFKMADDMIQQGTPSVYAWQVAFGLTMTLIWLYIEILRLLSYFNE is encoded by the coding sequence GTGCGCACAACCAGCAATCCCGCGTTCCGCAACCTGCCCAAGGGCGGCGGCTACGCGAACTTCGACAACTACCCGGGTGCCCAGACACAGGGCTACGGGGGGCAGCAGGGCCCGCCCGCCGCCGCCGACCGGCCGATGACCATCGACGACGTGGTCACCAAGACCGGTATGACGCTGGGCGTCCTGGCGGTCACCGCCGTGCTGACCGCGCTGACCCAGGCCTACTGGCTGGCCATCCCCGGTCTGATCGCGGGTCTGGTGCTGGGTCTGGTCAACGCCTTCAAGCGCAAGCCGAGCCCCGTGCTGATCCTGCTGTACGCGGTGGCCGAGGGCATGCTGCTCGGCGCGATCAGCGGCATGGTCGCCAGCTTCAGCGATTCCGGCGGCGCGATCGTCGGCCAGGCAGTGGTCGGCACGCTGGGCGTGTTCTTCGGCATGCTGGTGATCTACAAGACCGGTGCGATTCGCGTCACGCCGAAGCTCACCCGCTGGGTGCTCGGCGCGTTGATCGGCGTCGGCGTGCTCATGCTGGCCAACCTCGTCGCGGGCTTCTTCGTCCCCGGCGGCATGGGCCTGCGCGACGGCGGAACGCTGGCCATCATCTTCAGCCTGGTCTGCATCGGCATCGCGGCCTTCGTGTTCCTGCTCGACTTCAAGATGGCCGACGACATGATCCAGCAGGGCACCCCCTCGGTGTACGCCTGGCAGGTCGCCTTCGGTCTGACCATGACGCTGATCTGGCTGTACATCGAGATCCTGCGTCTGCTCTCGTACTTCAACGAGTAA
- a CDS encoding zinc-dependent alcohol dehydrogenase, translated as MSDADVTPHAADHATPRRCAAVRVEAPERHGLIEHEVPAPAAGEVLIEVAAAGVCGSDVELFEGRRPAPYVRYPVIPGHEWAGRIADVGPGVENLPIGAPVVAEGFRSCLVCARCRAGEPTLCTADYAETGFTHPGAFSSLLVVPSRLVHLLPATLPRGTELADCALLEPAACVAAGLLAAQPRPGGRFTVLGTGTLSLLAVQMLAAYQPESLTVVGRGDQHFALAASFGATRCVRSGDAGGLSAVAGRADLVFEATGAAVMVPLAFDLARRGGTVLLEGIAGSGSIEMDPDVFALKQLTVRGVFGAGPAAWSHAIDQLRAGVLDLPSLVSHRIPLTDYARGMALLADRPPTLKKVLFLPA; from the coding sequence ATGAGCGACGCAGACGTCACTCCGCACGCCGCCGACCACGCCACGCCCCGCCGTTGCGCGGCCGTGCGCGTCGAGGCGCCCGAGCGGCACGGGCTGATCGAGCACGAGGTGCCCGCTCCCGCAGCGGGCGAGGTGCTGATCGAGGTCGCGGCGGCCGGAGTCTGCGGCAGCGACGTCGAACTGTTCGAGGGCCGCCGCCCCGCGCCCTACGTCCGGTATCCGGTGATTCCCGGCCATGAATGGGCGGGCCGGATCGCCGACGTCGGGCCGGGGGTGGAGAACCTGCCCATCGGCGCGCCGGTCGTCGCCGAGGGATTCCGTTCCTGTCTGGTGTGCGCGCGCTGCCGCGCGGGCGAGCCGACCCTGTGCACCGCCGACTACGCCGAGACCGGCTTCACCCACCCCGGTGCCTTCAGCAGCCTCCTGGTGGTGCCGAGCAGACTGGTGCACCTGCTGCCCGCCACGCTGCCCCGAGGCACCGAACTCGCCGACTGTGCGCTGTTGGAACCCGCCGCCTGCGTCGCTGCGGGCCTGCTGGCCGCCCAGCCCAGGCCCGGCGGCCGGTTCACCGTGCTCGGCACCGGAACGCTGAGCCTGCTGGCCGTGCAGATGCTCGCCGCCTACCAGCCCGAGTCGTTGACCGTGGTGGGACGCGGCGATCAGCACTTCGCCCTGGCCGCGTCCTTCGGCGCCACGCGCTGCGTCCGCTCCGGCGACGCGGGCGGGCTCTCGGCCGTCGCGGGCCGCGCCGACCTCGTGTTCGAGGCGACCGGCGCGGCGGTCATGGTCCCGCTGGCGTTCGACCTGGCCCGCCGGGGCGGCACCGTGCTGTTGGAGGGCATCGCGGGCAGCGGCTCGATCGAGATGGACCCCGACGTCTTCGCGCTCAAGCAGCTCACCGTGCGGGGCGTCTTCGGCGCCGGGCCCGCCGCCTGGTCGCACGCGATCGACCAGCTCCGGGCGGGCGTTCTCGACCTGCCGAGCCTGGTGTCGCACCGCATCCCGCTCACCGACTACGCACGCGGCATGGCCCTGCTCGCCGACCGACCGCCGACGCTGAAGAAGGTGCTGTTCCTGCCTGCGTGA
- a CDS encoding IclR family transcriptional regulator, producing the protein MARHVPAVMRAADILELFLGERSTLSAPEVASRLGLPRSTVHELVTTLVARGYLDRQPGAETQYKLGFRLLELGARYQQDLDLATEGDAVARRIARECDETVHVAVLDGLEVVYICKIDSTHSVRMISGVGRRLPAHCTAVGKVLLAGLPPEEADALLRAHELHPLTPRSITSAAALRAQLSEVRRTGVGYEMCESNPDVGCVAAPVTDHAGVWVAALSISVPTVRHREESWPEWERLVRDGATELSRRLGSTVR; encoded by the coding sequence ATGGCGCGACACGTTCCCGCAGTGATGCGCGCGGCGGACATCCTGGAGCTGTTCCTCGGCGAGCGGTCCACGCTGTCCGCGCCGGAGGTCGCGAGCAGGCTGGGGCTGCCGCGCAGCACCGTCCACGAACTCGTCACCACGCTGGTCGCACGCGGCTATCTCGATCGCCAGCCCGGCGCCGAGACGCAGTACAAGCTCGGCTTCCGGCTGCTGGAACTGGGCGCCCGCTATCAGCAGGACCTGGACCTGGCCACGGAGGGCGACGCGGTCGCCCGCCGGATCGCCCGCGAGTGCGACGAGACGGTGCACGTCGCGGTGCTGGACGGCCTGGAGGTCGTCTACATCTGCAAGATCGACTCCACGCACTCGGTGCGGATGATCTCCGGAGTGGGCAGGCGACTGCCCGCGCACTGCACCGCCGTCGGCAAGGTGCTGCTGGCCGGGCTGCCCCCCGAAGAGGCCGACGCACTACTCCGGGCACATGAACTGCACCCGCTCACCCCGCGCAGCATCACCTCGGCGGCGGCGCTGCGCGCCCAGCTCTCCGAGGTGCGCCGCACCGGGGTGGGCTACGAGATGTGCGAGTCGAACCCGGACGTCGGCTGTGTCGCCGCACCGGTCACCGACCACGCGGGCGTCTGGGTGGCGGCGCTGAGCATCTCGGTGCCCACCGTGCGTCACCGCGAGGAGTCCTGGCCGGAGTGGGAGCGTCTGGTCCGCGACGGCGCCACCGAACTCTCCCGCAGGCTGGGCAGCACGGTCCGCTGA
- a CDS encoding SGNH/GDSL hydrolase family protein encodes MLIPRVVRSAALAAGALGGLTGAAYGLLSGQSRLARRVIGIPTTDPFRADGIYLPDGSGPYDEGGRQRGAGEGPAGESGSPGPRHATADPQDGPAGETAADGLSAAATAGRQKHAARVGAEPAAARTGSSGADVLTFAVLGDSSAAGLGVSVAAELPGVLMATGLAEESERPVLLRTHAVSGSTSLNLAKQVDDALIDPPDVALIIIGANDVTTRLPLRTSIALLGVGVERLHEAGVGVVVGTCPDLGAIRPIAQPLRSIVRSWSLALSKGQRVEVERTGGIAVPLADLLSPEFLTRPAELFSADNFHPSAAGYETAAAILLPALCSAAGMWDGGPLPRSPIRSAAAEARRPTSRIVHRLNRRLGRSS; translated from the coding sequence ATGTTGATACCGAGAGTGGTGCGAAGCGCCGCGCTCGCGGCCGGGGCGTTGGGCGGACTGACCGGCGCCGCGTACGGACTGTTGTCGGGACAGTCCCGACTGGCACGACGGGTGATCGGGATTCCGACCACCGATCCGTTCCGAGCGGACGGGATCTACCTGCCCGACGGCTCGGGACCGTATGACGAGGGCGGCAGGCAGCGGGGCGCGGGCGAGGGCCCGGCGGGCGAGAGCGGCTCGCCCGGTCCGCGACACGCGACTGCGGACCCGCAGGACGGTCCGGCCGGCGAGACGGCGGCGGACGGGCTGTCGGCGGCGGCCACGGCGGGCAGGCAGAAGCACGCCGCGCGCGTCGGGGCGGAGCCCGCTGCCGCCCGAACAGGCTCGTCCGGCGCGGACGTCCTCACCTTCGCGGTGCTCGGCGACTCCTCGGCGGCGGGCCTCGGCGTGTCCGTCGCCGCCGAACTGCCCGGCGTGCTGATGGCGACCGGACTGGCCGAGGAGTCGGAGCGTCCGGTGCTGCTGCGCACGCACGCCGTCAGCGGCTCGACGAGTCTGAATCTCGCCAAGCAGGTGGACGACGCCCTGATCGATCCGCCCGACGTCGCGCTGATCATCATCGGCGCGAACGACGTCACGACCAGGCTGCCGTTGCGGACGTCGATCGCGCTGCTCGGCGTCGGCGTCGAGCGGTTGCATGAGGCGGGCGTCGGCGTCGTGGTCGGCACCTGTCCCGATCTGGGGGCCATCCGGCCGATCGCGCAGCCGCTGCGTTCCATCGTCCGCAGTTGGAGCCTGGCGTTGTCCAAGGGCCAGCGCGTCGAGGTCGAACGGACGGGCGGGATCGCCGTGCCCCTGGCGGATCTGCTGTCGCCGGAGTTCCTGACCCGCCCGGCCGAACTGTTCAGCGCGGACAACTTCCACCCGTCGGCCGCCGGGTACGAGACTGCGGCCGCGATCCTGCTCCCCGCGCTGTGCAGTGCCGCAGGCATGTGGGACGGCGGCCCGCTGCCGCGCTCGCCGATCCGGTCGGCCGCGGCCGAGGCCCGCCGACCCACGAGCCGGATCGTGCATCGGCTGAACCGTCGTCTCGGGCGTTCCAGCTGA
- a CDS encoding acetyl-CoA C-acetyltransferase: protein MPEAVIVAAARSPIGRARKGSLIDLRPDDLTTQIIRAALAQVPELDPAEIDDLMLGCGLPGGEQGFNMARVVAVLLGQDTLPGTTVTRYCASSLQTTRMALHAIRAGEGDAFISAGVETVSRYPKGNSDSWPDTINPLFTDAIARGETAAEQGAEQWNDPRETDQLPDVYMAMGQTAENLALVKGISRQEMDEFGVRSQNLAEQAGTNGFWKTDITPVTVPGGAVVAADDGPRAGVTYEKVSELKPVFRPNGRVTAGNCCPLNDGASALVITSDEKARQLGITPLARIVSTGVSALSPEIMGLGPVEASRQALARAGMTIDDVDLVEINEAFAAQVIPSYRELGIPLEKLNVNGGAIAIGHPFGSTGARITTTLLNSLRFHDKQIGLETMCVGGGQGMAMVIERLS, encoded by the coding sequence ATGCCCGAGGCCGTGATCGTCGCCGCCGCCCGCTCCCCGATCGGCCGCGCCCGCAAGGGCTCGCTGATCGACCTGCGGCCGGACGATCTCACCACTCAGATCATCCGCGCCGCCCTGGCCCAGGTTCCCGAGCTCGACCCGGCCGAGATCGACGATTTGATGCTCGGCTGCGGCCTGCCCGGTGGCGAGCAGGGCTTCAACATGGCCCGCGTGGTCGCGGTGCTGCTCGGTCAGGACACCCTGCCCGGCACCACCGTGACCCGATACTGCGCATCCAGCCTCCAGACCACCCGGATGGCCCTGCACGCCATCCGCGCGGGCGAGGGCGACGCCTTCATCAGCGCGGGGGTCGAGACGGTCTCCCGCTACCCCAAGGGGAACTCCGACAGCTGGCCCGACACGATCAATCCGCTGTTCACCGACGCGATAGCCAGGGGCGAGACCGCTGCGGAGCAGGGCGCCGAGCAGTGGAACGACCCGAGGGAGACCGATCAGCTGCCCGACGTCTACATGGCGATGGGTCAGACCGCCGAGAACCTGGCCCTGGTCAAGGGCATCAGCAGGCAGGAGATGGACGAGTTCGGCGTCCGCTCGCAGAACCTGGCCGAACAGGCCGGAACCAACGGCTTCTGGAAGACCGACATCACCCCGGTCACCGTGCCCGGCGGCGCGGTGGTGGCCGCCGACGACGGCCCCAGGGCAGGTGTCACCTACGAGAAGGTCTCGGAGCTGAAGCCGGTGTTCCGGCCGAACGGCCGCGTCACCGCAGGGAACTGCTGCCCGCTCAACGACGGCGCCTCGGCGCTGGTCATCACCAGTGACGAGAAGGCCAGGCAGCTCGGCATCACCCCGCTGGCCCGCATCGTGTCCACCGGAGTCTCGGCGCTCTCGCCGGAGATCATGGGACTCGGCCCGGTGGAGGCGTCCCGGCAGGCGCTGGCGCGGGCGGGGATGACTATCGACGACGTCGACCTCGTGGAGATCAACGAGGCCTTCGCGGCACAGGTCATCCCCTCCTATCGGGAGCTGGGCATCCCGCTGGAGAAGCTGAACGTCAACGGCGGCGCCATCGCGATCGGTCACCCCTTCGGCAGCACCGGGGCGCGGATCACCACCACGCTGCTGAACTCGCTGCGCTTCCACGACAAGCAGATCGGGTTGGAGACGATGTGCGTCGGCGGCGGCCAGGGCATGGCGATGGTGATCGAACGCCTGTCCTGA
- a CDS encoding M23 family metallopeptidase, whose product MPRTTLNGQFTTPATLDGTTPGTSRTSRSGRFFRRGAGRAVVASTLAGAFLLGGQPMLAGAAEDGGPDNFVEVQSTESVLPAFYDNPARGLTSLVNETKAEADRVAAEEAAAAEAAARPDFVKPAEGTFTSGFGGRWGTTHYGVDIANSIGTPVVAATEGTVINAGPATGFGQWVRVQAPDGTITVYGHVESFTAAVGQQVAAGEQIATVGNRGQSTGPHLHFEVQVGGQKIDPQPWLAERGITLQ is encoded by the coding sequence ATGCCCCGTACCACTCTGAACGGGCAGTTCACCACCCCGGCGACCCTGGACGGCACGACTCCCGGCACTTCCCGTACCTCGCGTTCCGGCCGTTTCTTCCGTCGCGGCGCGGGCCGCGCGGTGGTCGCCTCGACTCTGGCGGGTGCGTTCCTGTTGGGTGGCCAGCCGATGCTGGCCGGTGCCGCCGAGGACGGCGGTCCCGACAACTTCGTGGAGGTCCAGAGCACGGAGTCGGTGCTGCCTGCCTTTTATGACAATCCCGCTCGTGGGCTGACGTCGCTGGTGAATGAGACCAAGGCGGAGGCCGATCGGGTCGCTGCCGAGGAGGCTGCGGCTGCGGAGGCGGCGGCGCGTCCGGACTTCGTGAAGCCTGCGGAGGGCACGTTCACCTCTGGTTTCGGTGGTCGGTGGGGCACCACGCATTACGGTGTCGACATCGCCAACTCGATTGGTACGCCGGTGGTGGCGGCCACCGAGGGCACCGTGATCAACGCGGGCCCGGCCACGGGCTTCGGCCAGTGGGTGCGGGTGCAGGCGCCGGACGGCACGATCACCGTCTACGGCCATGTGGAGTCGTTCACCGCTGCGGTGGGCCAGCAGGTGGCCGCGGGCGAGCAGATCGCCACGGTCGGCAACCGGGGCCAGTCCACCGGCCCGCACCTGCACTTCGAGGTCCAGGTCGGCGGTCAGAAGATCGACCCCCAGCCCTGGCTCGCCGAGCGCGGCATCACCCTCCAGTAA